In the Acropora muricata isolate sample 2 chromosome 1, ASM3666990v1, whole genome shotgun sequence genome, one interval contains:
- the LOC136889963 gene encoding cholesterol oxidase-like: protein MPTTLNWASFPKLAIPNTEIKPLYDVVVIGSGYGGSIAASRCARAGQSVCVLERGKEWRPGDFPEHSAGVFKEFQLTVGGEGRTHGKPNDLFDLFYTDDLTVVQGSGLGGTSLINANVSIDMEDAVFEDSAWPLALRNDKRDLINVDRKHFYDMIEPTPYPDDYPHLQKFDRMEDTLSKYDIEDLDKKILRRLDLYVSFEDKKPNHVGVPQPKCTGCGNCVGGCNVGAKNTLNMNYLPDAKAHGAELFTEVEVRTIVRPTNSSHWLVMYKRVDDDAADAEQTVEAKHVILGAGAIGSTKILLRSKENGLNVSDKLGDGFSTNGDVLGWSFNGRHGVNAIGVHSKVAEHVPETPGPTITTVADFRKTGGPNFDSHHIVEDFGIPNNLRSPYVLGVIVAAMTNGLRKYPNYAIFKKFFQLLTGQSDDKSLTFLGMSHDDARGVISVKNGVFDISWNKLGCESNFFEVNRTMGKMTAGLEGMFVRNPIWVRPQNRSVISGHPLGGCSMGESGEDGVVNHAGQVFDGNTNKLMDGLLVVDGSIVPRPVGCNPSLTISMLAERCVRLLAIRESWTIDYDTFKPLVQPNN from the exons ATGCCAACCACA CTAAATTGGGCAAGTTTTCCAAAGTTGGCTATACCAAACACAGAAATCAAACCTCTGTATGATGTAGTCGTCATCGGGTCTGGCTATGGGGGCTCTATTGCAGCCAGCCGCTGTGCAAGGGCGGGTCAGTCCGTGTGTGTACTGGAGAGAGGCAAGGAGTGGCGACCTGGAGACTTTCCGGAGCACTCTGCTGGCGTGTTCAAAGAATTCCAGCTCACTGTTGGAGGAGAAGGACGAACACACG GTAAGCCGAACGACCTCTTTGACTTGTTTTACACTGATGACTTGACTGTGGTTCAAGGAAGTGGTCTGGGTGGAACATCTCTCATCAACGCCAATGTGTCCATCGATATGGAAGATGCAGTGTTTGAAGATTCAGCTTGGCCACTTGCTCTTAGAAATGACAAAAGAGATCTGATCAATGTGGATAGAAAGCATTTTTATGACATGATAGAGCCTACACCATACCCAGATGACTACCCACACCTGCAGAAATTTGACAGAATGGAAGACACTCTGAGTAAATATGATATCGAAGACCTGGATAAAAAGATCCTGCGACGGTTGGACTTGTACGTGTCGTTCGAAGACAAGAAACCCAATCACGTCGGAGTTCCTCAACCAAAATGTACCGGTTGCGGAAATTGCGTTGGAGGATGCAACGTAGGTGCGAAAAACACGCTTAACATGAATTACCTGCCAGATGCTAAGGCTCACGGAGCCGAGTTGTTTACAGAG GTAGAAGTAAGAACAATAGTCAGGCCTACCAACTCCTCGCATTGGCTTGTCATGTACAAGCGAGTTGACGATGACGCGGCTGACGCAGAACAAACAGTGGAAGCAAAACATGTCATTCTCGGTGCTGGTGCCATAGGATCCACTAAAATCCTCCTCCGTTCAAAGGAAAACGGCCTTAATGTGTCTGATAAGCTTGGAGATGGGTTTTCCACCAATGGGGACGTGCTTGGATGGAGTTTCAACGGTCGACATGGTGTAAACGCGATTGGAGTTCATTCCAAAGTTGCAGAGCACGTTCCTGAAACCCCTGGTCCTACCATCACTACTGTTGCAGACTTTCGAAAGACAGGTGGTCCCAACTTTGATTCACACCATATTGTCGAAGATTTTGGAATCCCTAATAATCTACGTTCACCATACGTCCTTGGCGTAATTGTCGCTGCGATGACTAATGGCCTTAGAAAGTATCCCAATTATgcaattttcaagaaatttttcCAG CTGCTAACAGGCCAGTCTGATGACAAGTCACTGACCTTCCTTGGTATGAGCCATGATGATGCAAGAGGTGTCATTTCCGTAAAGAATGGAGTCTTTGATATCTCCTGGAATAAACTTGGCTGTGAAAGCAACTTCTTTGAAGTAAACAGGACAATGGGGAAGATGACAGCTGGTCTGGAAGGAATGTTTGTTAGAAATCCTATTTGGGTCAGACCTCAAAACAGAAGCGTTATTTCTGGACATCCTCTTGGTGGCTGTTCCATGGGAGAGTCGGGAGAAGACGGTGTGGTAAATCACGCTGGACAAGTGTTCGATG GGAATACTAATAAGCTGATGGACGGCCTTTTGGTTGTTGACGGTTCCATTGTTCCTCGACCGGTGGGCTGCAATCCATCTCTCACCATATCTATGCTTGCGGAACGCTGCGTTCGCCTTCTTGCAATTAGAGAGAGTTGGACCATAGACTACGATACCTTCAAGCCACTGG TTCAGCCCAATAACTGA
- the LOC136890030 gene encoding uncharacterized protein, protein MELTSFFKILLNAVATILFVAECQSKAHDNAKPAATGLTKLKARELAANPSALIHEALNLVRSRRSVDLAYDDPLSGIKHGQIRHLTRRQPLEEISTGEEREHTIDKRQIPDGLRMLSDYTDANSGSSRLQETMTGFSKKEKVNKKVTKALHKDDVITLSRKPHQDMRTLEFNSMSLDELIRKLAPLLKGKDGRDGKDGKDGRDGRDGPRGDPGYPGPPGPSGLKGCSRPSENQNDVITSIPRPEEKPSGHLTSDGGMFPYTDGLEFSRWCASCPTAHLAGGMKSTNTSLKIPQDGRYFVYCQFHLLQTDADRTGFEILVNGSIFLSKVVKGEEATYSGAVFSMKKNSIISVRLLGPGTIEGDHTVNFLGAYRL, encoded by the exons ATGGAATTGACCTCATTCTTCAAGATTTTGTTAAATGCAGTGGCCACAATACTGTTTGTGGCCGAATGCCAGAGCAAGGCTCACGACAATGCAAAACCTGCTGCAACTGGTTTGACAAAGCTCAAGGCCAGAGAGCTTGCAGCAAATCCCAGTGCTTTAATACACGAAGCACTGAATCTAGTTCGTTCCCGACGAAGCGTCGATTTGGCGTATGACGACCCACTTTCTGGGATAAAGCATGGGCAAATCAGGCATTTGACAAGAAGACAACCTCTGGAAGAAATTTCAACAGGAGAGGAGAGAGAGCATACCATTGACAAACGTCAAATTCCCGATGGCTTACGCATGTTGTCTGACTATACTGACGCTAACAGTGGCTCGTCGCGGCTTCAAGAAACAATGACTGGCTTCTCAAAGAAGGAGAAAGTGAACAAAAAAGTGACGAAGGCATTACATAAAGAT GATGTCATAACTTTGTCTAGGAAGCCTCATCAAGACATGAGAACTCTGGAATTCAACTCCATGTCCCTTGACGAGCTTATAAGAAAACTTGCCCCACTCCTGAAAGGAAAAGATGGCAGGGATGGGAAGGATGGAAAAGATGGGAGAGATGGCCGCGATGGACCAAGG GGTGATCCAGGCTATCCGGGCCCGCCAGGTCCATCAGGATTAAAG GGATGTTCAAGACCTTCTGAAAACCAGAATGACGTCATTACATCAATTCCTCGACCAGAG GAAAAACCATCAGGTCACTTAACAAGCGATGGTGGAATGTTTCCTTACACTGACGGTCTCG AATTTTCACGTTGGTGTGCATCGTGTCCGACAGCGCATCTTGCAGGGGGAATGAAATCCACAAATACTTCACTTAAGATACCCCAGGATGGCAGATACTTCGTGTATTGTCAGTTCCACTTGCTTCAAACTGACGCTGACAGGACGGGCTTTGAGATTCTTGTAAACGGATCCATCTTCTTGTCTAAAGTCGTGAAGGGCGAAGAAGCCACGTATTCCGGCGCAGTTTtttcaatgaagaaaaatagCATAATTTCAGTCAGGCTTCTGGGACCAGGTACCATTGAAGGAGACCACACTGTAAACTTTTTGGGCGCGTATAGACTGTAG